gtgtaTACGCAATataactaagagatttgttgCATAAAACTGGAGTTTTGTgcgtcagtcactgataaactcacgatgtttgattgacagctccagcgattgcaaagggagcgttctttgatcgctttctatatataatttaatcaccgtttaaataagattattttcatcctactaagcgAAATGAGAAGTTAACAgttggtttgatttactgactcacagacaaagatcatctgactgtacatgaatcattaatatcagatcaggcattagaatgaacacagttactgacatgttgttgcattactgtcgagtccatatcgtaaaagtctgaaatgcgattgatttaccaaagaatccacagtgaaatgtaccgaatacaaataaataaagctcaactgagacattcacattgttgaaaataaataaccatattcttagcattaggatcctttgaaaggtaatgttattttagtcctgtatcgctgttctctcctcctcatctcactaacacaccagtgggcggggctaatgttgcaatgatgaagtaggcgttgatttcttctgcagaggcggaGTTTCATCTATCAATAGacacattccaggatcagtcaTTCACTGGGTCTGGTGTTAATAAATTTTATTGGACTAActaggaagttttcagttctgaaacttacaggatattcttatagtacaatgacctcttatatgtcaaaagctcaaggaaaagttaatttctcaattcatgacccctttaaaagacatgtaTATACAAGTGTATACCAACTGGAAAATAAATTTGGATAAACGTTAAAAAACATTGTCAAACACATTAGcctcttgtcttttttttaactCTTGTTAAATTTGGCTAAATTCTTTATTTAGTTGAAGAACATTACTATATCATCATTTTAAAGAGGCATATAAGAAGTTCATCAAACAAACTACCCCAGTTATCTCTTGCTAGTTAAACGAGACCAAATCCACTATTTACAGATTGTAGGCACATTACCATATCCATTTTGAATGCGGCATAGCTCTGATAGTGACAGGGAAGGCTCAAGCTTTTGAAACACGTGTGTGCAACAGGGTATCTGGCAGTCACCACTTCCAAAACCAGGTCTTCTTCTGGCACCTCCCATCCCACCCAGAACTTCATTAGGTCACTCAGCATGTTTGGTGATGCTATGAAAGAGTAATTAGAGAAATcatacatttaattataaaaatgtattctaGATGCTTTATGTAAATGGTATTAAACCACACAGATATTTTTAACTAAATTTGCAACGCACATAGCATAAATAAAACCATACCTTCTTCGATAAACCTTCGCATGTAGCTTGTGATGACGCACTTTGTCTCAACAGAAATAGAGTCATTGTCCTTTGGCCATTCAATTTTTTGAAGGACTGTCTATAAAGGTTTGAATAAGAATGTTAAAACATTTCctgaactttattttattttatttttcaaatgcaAGTATACTTACCTGTGATGTAATGTTCATAACAGAATCCCTTGGGAAAACTATGCATTGCATGTCATGTCTCTGGGATAGAAGTGGCCAGATACCAGTTTCTTTGATACCTTTTCTCAAATCCTTAATCTGGCTTTTAACACGTCCAATTACCTGAAagcaaaatgtacaaaaacaaagtttaattttgaacagcataaaaaaaggttaaataattcatatttttagaAACAGTGAGCTGAGGCAACAATATTCATTTAGTAGATGTCATGATCATTACTGGGAGTGCCCTTgtctgccactagagggcactccaacccggactgtGTCTCACCCCACTTGTGAACTTcattacccataatgcacttcccagactcattatcccatgtcattgcacccagctgttttgtgtttcctcatctgtgttgtctatttataccctgtttgtttctgcttttgtcatGGAGGTTTCAGTTCAGATTACCAGTTTCTTTGTGTGTTTTCTTGTTCTCTGTTTTGACTGCTTTattggattttgacccttgcttGTTTCTGGACTACGATTTTGGATTTCCCATTAAATTAACCCTGCACTTGGATCTGTCTGTTCGTCTCTGTGATTTGCCGTGACAGTAGATTGATATATTAAATTCAAGGTAAATAgagctgaattttttttttttttttaacgactcttgtcacagtatcattataaaacaaaatagcaaGACTTACTGCATGTGACAACAGCTGTTGAAACAGCCAGTCACAATTAGTGGAAGACGGAACAGGGAGATCCCAGAAAAGGCAAAGTTCAGACAATCTAGTCCTTTCTTCTTCAGTGAGTTTTGTTTTCTTGAGCTACAAGAATATCAAATACTttcaaatcattaaaaaaatgattcgTTGACATGTttatacaaaaagaaaaaaaatctcttacaATACATTGCAAGTACTTACCAAACGAATGGTTTCCCGGTGGTCTAAGTCGGGGCAATCCTGCAGTGTCAGAGCTGAAGCCGCACTGTCAGCACTTCCTCCAGTTAGAAGTATTACCACCGGTAAGCTCAGTCCAGAAAGACAAGGACCTCCATGTATAAAAGAATGACCTATCATTCGACCAGCCATCTTGGAATAGGTTGCTGTCACGTAGTACAACAGATGCAGATGGGACACGGTGGTTTTTTTCTCCCTCAAAAAGTGGTTGTGGCAGCAGAACCTTCAGAAAAACATGAACCTTAGcttattcagttacagtcaaagcgccaacctgttggcagcaggaagtgtggcactttgaaatgactttgccataattctcctgtatttatgtatttactcGCTAACATGCATGTCGACCActattcactgttttcctaaggccaccgggtgcgagggccctttcatcgctgcttgcagctttactTCTAATTGTAAATACTgattaaaaataagacatttctcaggcagtaaatgtggatctttcagatgaatttgaGTAGTGCTagtctggtcttggtcttgatTCGGTATCGACTTGCCTTGGTCTTGATCTTGTCATGGTCTCAACCCCCCAAAGGGTCTCGACACACAATGGTTTTGGTCTCGACTTGGTCTCGGTTTAGGTGATCTTGACTACAACACTACCAGGAGCTTCAGTTAATGTTTGCAACCATCAGGATGAGAAGAAAAAGTGATCTTCAATGATCAATCGTCCAAAATTGTTGGTAGCAGATTGATTGGTTTGAGTCCATCTGTAACAGGTGACCTCCTGGCAAATCAGTGTGTAGGGAGGGGGGGATGttgatttaacacattaatttaattagttaTTTATGGATCAATAACACGATCAAAAATGATTTAACGCACCCGCTTCACTCCACACCTACAGCTTACATTTCATACAGTTCATTGGTGACGAAACATGAAGCGGGACAACAACTTGCGCATGTTGTAGCTACTTTCACGATCATATTTTATAATAACTATGTGTTTGTGAAATAGAATTGCAACTGATTACATACCCAAATTTAAAGAGAAGCCAGTCTTCAGTTTTTGCATAATCATTGAAAAGATATGACGGTTGACTCCTGTGCCAACAGCTTCATCTCCTAAAAAGAAATACTAAATAGCAATCTCAAGTACATTTCACAAATTGTACAAACAATGGTTGCTTCAAATAATGTTAGCGCGTAATACCTATCAAACTACATCTCAATGGAGCTGACCAGTTAGTACTGTTCTTTTTATAAAATGAAATCAGCGTTCTGTCCTGCTCGTCCACAGTATCAAATTGGTTGATCATTAGTGACATAGATGGACAGAATCCTATTTTCGGAAAGCAATTCCGCACGGAACATTTGAGATGCTTTCAGAGGGTCAGTTTCATATTTCCATGCTGAAAAAGAAATTCACAAGTTACACTTTTCACAAATATAGTTGTACAAAAAATCTAGGGCTAAAAACAATGCCACAGTACAGAAAAAGTTTACAATTTTTACACATAGATGCACTTGTTTCATAGCAGTACAACAGCACTAACCAAGCAGAAAGTGTGGTGCACAACCTGCTGATAGTGATGTGTATGATTGTGCCATTGAGGGTCCTGGTAAGTTCATGTCTTGTAGAAGTGCTTGGAGAATCACTGTCACTGAAACTCCTTTCCCTAAAATATGCACGGCACATTAAACTTTATCCAACCACACAGTAAAAtccacagagttaaatcaacatatggtccctctctaaatagtgttaaagtaacactgaagcagagttaaagttaatgagataattaagcaattaataaggctgtgactgaagtcagttgtacttcttgtgtttctcttttcttcagtgattctgcttgttaacagcaggtgttcatcactaatgcacaataatcacttaattaattgtttaattatctcattaactttaactctgcttcaatgttattttaacactatttagagagggaccatatgtactctgagcagagctgatttaactctggagattttgctgtgcagTGTAGAAATTCTTGcacattaaatgaaaaaaaagagacatCCATTTTAAACAGACAAAATAAAGTCTTTATAGCTAAAGATTTATAGCTAAAGATGTCTTTTATGGAATGAATTAAAAGATTTGTCCACCCAAGAATCAATTCACCTCCATTCTATCTCAAATGTTGACTTTTGGTGTTCATGTTTGTCTACTTTAAGGTATTTATTTTACAGGCACACTATGTCgtttttcgccactagaggtccgCCTAGTCAAAACAAgggtgtagcttgatgatgccgaAATTGATTCATTGGAtatgtcgtcttcacctcaacgctggtggaaaagaatccaaCGGGACTCGGGCaaaaatcatgttcatgaatGAGATTATCAACGTCACTGTCACATGAGGCAGAGCAGGGTGAGTGCTGTGCAAGCTGAATGAGGCTTCTGGTgcaattgctaatgagagacaagcGCTACATACACCTCTAGaccagcagaacttttattccacagtcgccgcttctgcttcttctggtCAAGCATATGTGTAAATAtcgttcacaaatctgtctaaatctgtgttagtgagcacttctccagAAGCCATTGAATGTGAGCATTTGCCCATTCAAGTCGGTTGCGTCGACGAACTGCAGTCAGGTCGAGACCCCGATGAGGACGACGAGCATGCAGATGAGCTTCCCTGAGAAggtttctgacagtttgtgcagaaattctttggttatgcaaaccgattgttgcagcagctgtccgggtggctggtctcagacgatcttggaggtgaagatgctggatgtgaaggtcctgggctggtgtggttacacgtggtctgcggttgtgaggccggttggatgtactgccaaattctctgaaacgcctttggagacggcttatggtagagaaatgaacattcaattcacgggcaacagctctggtggacactcctgcagtcagcatgccaTTGCACGCTCCCTCAAAACTTGCAACATCTGTGGGATTGTGgtgtgtgataaaactgcacattttagagtggccttctATTGTgtccagcctaaggcacacctgtgcaataatcaagCTGTGTAATCAGCATcatgatatgccacacctgtgaggtggatggattatctcggcaaaggagaagtgctcactaacacagatttagacagatttgtgaacaatatttgagagaaataggctttttgtgtacatagaaaaagttcagctcatgaaaaatgggggcaaaaacaaaaatgttgcatttataattttgttcagtgtaattCAACATCTTTAACAAACAATGTCTTTAACAACATAGATCACTCaccttttatttaaaacattttgattacagatatgtctcttcagaagactttgaGTGACTGGACTAATGAGGAATAATAGTTTGCTTTATAAATGTGACTGCTAAACTTTCAGATTGTTGGTTCCTGTCTTCCTTCCTCCctgtgaataaataataaatatctttaatttgactaagatgaacaaaagtcccCAACAGCTGAGATGGAATGGAGGTCAGTAGGTTATGAGAGAAATATCAACTTTGGGTGGACTAATTCTTTAAGGTATTCTATGTATTGTAGCATAACTTTACCCTTCACCACACATGCTTGCATGATATGGCAAGACATCGGCTGGGAAAGAAATCTGGCAAATGGGACAAATCTGTAAAGATAAATGTACGAAAACCTTTTAAGTTTCTCATTTGTTTCTGGCACAAGTAAAGAAAAGTGCTAgcttaataaacatttctttCAATATAGATTTGTTGAACACTGTATTTGCTATCTTAGACAGAAAATGATGCTGAAGGCATTAAAAGTTGCATATCAGTCTCATCGAATTTCAGAATAGCCTCAGCAGTTTTGCTGAACAAAATACATTTCCGCATTTGTCAGAAAAtgaattttgatcaaatacctCAGATGGTTCTTCTAATTCTGTGTAAATTGGGCTTGGCTGGTCAGTGGCTCCACTAACAATTTCATCATCAAGTTCCTCATGCAAAATCATATCATTTACAGATTCCTATCAAATTAATGGAAATAGATTTGAACTGGAACCATTAAGAAAGCATTATAGATCTAAACATTTCTTTCAATATAAATTTGTTGAACACTATGTATTTGCTACCTTAGACAGAAAATTATGCTGAAGGCATTAAAAGTTGCATATCAGTCTCATCGAATTTCAGAATAGCCTCACAGAGTAGTTACCTGAGTGCATATTTTGCTGAACAAAATACATTTACGCATTTGTTAGAGAAtgaattttgatcaaatacctCAGATGGTTCTTCTAATTCTTTGTAAAGTGGGCTTGGCTGGTCAGTGGCTCCACTAACAATTTCATCATCATGTTCCTCATGCAAAATCACATCATTTACAGATTCCTATCAAATTAATGGAAATAGATTTGAACTGGAACCATTAAGAAAGCATTATAGATCtaacaaataaaaaaggcaaaaacaatGCAAGTACAGAACCTACAGTTTCAGTTGTGTTGCACTCTTCAATATGCAAGGGCAACAATGGCAGTGGTATTTTCTTGCCACATTTCATACAGTTTGACAGTGGCATCTTTGCAAACTCCACAGCATCATAGGGAAGTGGTTCAATGGAAAGCTGCTCTTGTAGTGGAACTACAAAGAGCATGTTCTTCCCATTTTTCGACACTGACTTCAGGAGCCGAGTTGAGTATCCATCAGAGTCAGTGGGAATTAAAGTTAGCTTACGCCGCCCACTATTTCCTGACAATAAAATCAGAGGACAATCAAGAAAGCACTGAATTACTTTTTTACCTACAGCACCAGTAATATCCATAATTAGCAATGCAACCATTTATATTGGACATGCAAATTATAAATACCTGTAGATTTGTAAAACATCCAGCCCCCCTGAAGAGTTTTTAATTTAGGAAATTCTTCCTCAAGCAGTGTGACAATCTTAAGCAAGCATACAACACCACATTCACCATTAAAGTCAAGGGGGGGAAAACATCATTAATTCACATTTACTTGTGTTATGTTTATGTTTGCAAATACCTCACTGTGTTTAAAATTGTCTGGAAAACTTAACAGCCTTTTCCCAAGCCCAGCATGTAAAAGTTCTAGGTCTTCATCTTTTTTTGGAGTAAACAGGGTTTGTTTGGAGAGAACatctatttgaaaatctgtCTTTTTCACATTGACAGGTTTGGCCAAAGGGAAAGGTTTTTTGCCCCTAGGCTGGTCACTTTCAGTCCTAAACATACTTGAGAATTGCCTACAGTCAGagtgacaaaaatacaaatttataaaCAGTGTTTCATCAGAAGGTTAGAAAGAGACAAGAAGAGTAATGTTTCTCAGATGTTTtgaaggggacctattatgccccattttacaagatgtaaaattagtctctgatgtccccagagtgtgtatgtgaagtttttaaagtctcaaaatacctcacagataatttttttatatcatgTTAAAATGGCCACTTTTTGTGGTTGaccaaaaacatgccatttcagtgcggcccctttaaatgcaaatgagctgctgctcttggcctaagagggcggagctttaagaGCTGATTCTCCCCTGTCAGGAGTCAGTCACgacgcactataatgtcagaaattttattttaattacggttatatttttatccactatattactACAAGCTTGTTGTACCTTctgaatgatggccaaaactttacagatgatttttatgacgtttattgtacttcacacaaaagatgaagtgtCCATTTTTAGTCTGGAAAATTTCTGTAAGAGCTTTataaaacactgcaagtgtgcattaaaatattacctataaactctctctctcccttgcattatcatcaacatacacagcgaagaacacagaaacactcgttacaactgCTTAATAAACTTGTAAACTTTATATTCAtaaatcaactccgatgaactgtaacaaagtgctctcaccttcattactgctgtatccagtatcactctggagactgtatgttttgtattgtccctttgtattgacattcgttctcaaagcagtccggtgtgaaatgattcgcgcagacataaacgaattccatccagctacagaacacctaaaactcttgcgcttgggagacattctcgtcagtgcagcaatggcggactctGTATAGCTCACTCCgggcggttctatgttcaaacagcagtgtctgtcaacatttgtgggcggggcctgtggctaatgtgacaTCACACTGCCAGGAACCTGacaacggcttgttctgagatactgcttatgatttatgcggattaaaaaaaaaaggagtggggggatttttatcactatagggtggttgtgttcacacactgccaatacacatttatgtccaaatttTGCATAATAAGTACCCTTTAAAGTGTCATTACcatctttttaattattttattaatactaaatatttaaattgtaaaccCATAAAATTACCTTTTCAATGCCTGCCTCACCCTATTTTCTGGTTCCGGCAGAGTGGGCAAAGGAGTATTGTCACTTGCCTCGCTCAATCGCACATTTTCTCTTGTTGAAGATGTGCCACCTGATGAAGATGCAGCCAGGCCCCTGGCTAACACCTCAATAAGAGCCCTTGCAGCTGATTCCACTTCTGATGATGATGCCTGTCAAACAAAAATTTTACTTAAAGAACCTTACATGAGTTAatgttaaaccaacaattttaTGTgttataatatactgtatactaTTGGCTATAGTAAATCCAgggacacaccaagctgacgatCGGCcattggaagaatgtttgtaaccaagcagatctcacccccattgactaccatagtagggaaAAATCTAAATGATAGTCAATGGGGGCCAAGATCTGCTTGAGCAGGggtaaatgattacagaattttcatttttggtgaactatccctttaatgcagtAGGCAATTTGGTGtattgtatttctttttctttattcaGGTTTTGGTGCGTATGGTTAATTTGcgtttgtattttgtttgtgcTCTTGTTAGGAGAGCGGCTGTGTTCACAGTTGCTTCCGTAGTGTTTCTTCACTGTGTGCTGTGGTTTTTGGCGTGCactgtgtttcttttttttctttttttttttctttttttgtattgtttgacTGATACCTGCATCTCCATGTTTTGCTTGCCACTGGGTAGGAAACTTGTGTAAAGTCTCATAGGTAGATTCTTTGGGTGGCATAGTTAGGCattatttcttaatttattatttttgctgaTTTTGGTCAATTTCACAGCTGGGCCACCctgaatataaaaaatataacagaCGGCAGTACAAGGAGAACGCTGACAGGTAAGTctcaaaaatacacacacaattaaTACTATACATACTATACACACTTAAATACTATACACACAAAGGCTATTCACACNNNNNNNNNNNNNNNNNNNNNNNNNNNNNNNNNNNNNNNNNNNNNNNNNNNNNNNNNNNNNNNNNNNNNNNNNNNNNNNNNNNNNNNNNNNNNNNNNNNNNNNNNNNNNNNNNNNNNNNNNNNNNNNNNNNNNNNNNNNNNNNNNNNNNNNNNNNNNNNNNNNNNNNNNNNNNNNNNNNNNNNNNNNNNNNNNNNNNNNNNNNNNNNNNNNNNNNNNNNNNNNNNNNNNNNNNNNNNNNNNNNNNNNNNNNNNNNNNNNNNNNNNNNNNNNNNNNNNNNNNNNNNNNNNNNNNNNNNNNNNNNNNNNNNNNNNNNNNNNNNNNNNNNNNNNNNNNNNNNNNNNNNNNNNNNNNNNNNNNNNNNNNNNNNNNNNNNNNNNNNNNNNNNNNNNNNNNNNNNNNNNNNNNNNNNNNNNNNNNNNNNNNNNNNNNNNNNNNNNNNNNNNNNNNNNNNNNNNNNNNNNNNNNNNNNNNNNNNNNNNNNNNNNNNNNNNNNNNNNNNNNNNNNNNNNNNNNNNNNNNNNNNNNNNNNNNNNNNNNNNNNNNNNNNNNNNNNNNNNNNNNNNNNNNNNNNNNNNNNNNNNNNNNNNNNNNNNNNNNNNNNNNNNNNNNNNNNNNNNNNNNNNNNNNNNNNNNNNNNNNNNNNNNNNNNNNNNNNNNNNNNNNNNNNNNNNNNNNNNNNNNNNNNNNNNNNNNNNNNNNNNNNNNNNNNNNNNNNNNNNNNNNNNNNNNNNNNNNNNNNNNNNNNNNNNNNNNNNNNNNNNNNNNNNNNNNNNNNNNNNNNNNNNNNNNNNNNNNNNNNNNNNNNNNNNNNNNNNNNNNNNNNNNNNNNNNNNNNNNNNNNNNNNNNNNNNNNNNNNNNNNNNNNNNNNNNNNNNNNNNNNNNNNNNNNNNNNNNNNNNNNNNNNNNNNNNNNNNNNNNNNNNNNNNNNNNNNNNNNNNNNNNNNNNNNNNNNNNNNNNNNNNNNNNNNNNNNNNNNNNNNNNNNNNNN
The Megalobrama amblycephala isolate DHTTF-2021 linkage group LG19, ASM1881202v1, whole genome shotgun sequence DNA segment above includes these coding regions:
- the LOC125254820 gene encoding uncharacterized protein LOC125254820 isoform X1, whose protein sequence is MFRTESDQPRGKKPFPLAKPVNVKKTDFQIDVLSKQTLFTPKKDEDLELLHAGLGKRLLSFPDNFKHSEIVTLLEEEFPKLKTLQGGWMFYKSTGNSGRRKLTLIPTDSDGYSTRLLKSVSKNGKNMLFVVPLQEQLSIEPLPYDAVEFAKMPLSNCMKCGKKIPLPLLPLHIEECNTTETESVNDVILHEEHDDEIVSGATDQPSPLYKELEEPSEESVNDMILHEELDDEIVSGATDQPSPIYTELEEPSEICPICQISFPADVLPYHASMCGEGEEGRQEPTI
- the LOC125254820 gene encoding uncharacterized protein LOC125254820 isoform X2, with protein sequence MFRTESDQPRGKKPFPLAKPVNVKKTDFQIDVLSKQTLFTPKKDEDLELLHAGLGKRLLSFPDNFKHSEIVTLLEEEFPKLKTLQGGWMFYKSTGNSGRRKLTLIPTDSDGYSTRLLKSVSKNGKNMLFVVPLQEQLSIEPLPYDAVEFAKMPLSNCMKCGKKIPLPLLPLHIEECNTTETESVNDVILHEEHDDEIVSGATDQPSPLYKELEEPSEICPICQISFPADVLPYHASMCGEGEEGRQEPTI